From the genome of Rattus rattus isolate New Zealand chromosome 6, Rrattus_CSIRO_v1, whole genome shotgun sequence:
GTTTTAGGTTCTGGGTCTTGTTCCACACAAGTCACCACAAGCCCTGTCCTGTAACAACGCCCTCAACACCCATTTTtttaaaccaccaaacaaaaagcCTCTCTTCCTTGACCCGTACCCCACTTAGGTTAAGCCGCCAAGCTAAACCCAGCCCAGCACACTGCTTTTCCCTAGCGCAGTCCACAGAGGGTCCTTGTGAGCATTTGCGTAGCTGCCGTCTGTCATCCATTTGTCCGTGTAGGCTCTGTCATCCCTGGAAAGACTATGAGGCTCTTGCCAGTACTTGCTGTCATGTTTTGGAAAGCAGGGCCATCTGGGAGctgtggggatggggttgggggtggggcagcaaaGCCCCATGACAGACGTGAGGGGCTGTGTAACTGTCGATTTGGGAAGGATGCAGGCGATTTGGAAGCTGGGAGAACTTTCTTTCGGAGGTTTCGTCTAAGCTCAAGATGGAGACTGCTGGAAGCAAGAAGCAGAGCGCAGGAGGGCCGAGGGGAGAAGTGGAAGGCCAGATGTGTAGCACGTGTTCTGCAAAGACTAAAgcaacgggggtgggggggaggatggggggggcaAAAAAGGTCAGAGATAGATGGAGATTGTAAACCAAAAGAGAAGAATGCACAAGAtcctgagatgaagacatctcgCAAAATAATGAAGACCAAACCTGGGGAAGACTGTCAGGTGACAGTTCGGGGCAGATACCTGCTCTCATTGATCCTCCTATGCTCTATGAGGAAGTTAGCACCAACGTGGTAAATACATCTGCCTCCCGGGCCGTGATGGCATCTGGGGCCAGACTTGCAGCCAATGCTAAGATGTTCAAGGCAGTGCCTTCCAATGCGACACCAGAGACCTATGGGGAAAcgtggtgtgtggtggtgcataGGACAAGCCTCCCTGCCACCTCAAGTGGTTGGGTTCGGCCGCAGTTCCATGCTGGACAAGCCTGGGTACCCGATAAGAAAGGGAAAGCGAttgccctcctcctgcttccgGCCTGCACATTTCCACCCCCACACCTGGAGGACACCATGCTGTGCCCCAAGTGTGTTCGTAGGAACAGGGTCTTAACTAAGAGCCTCGGAAGATGAAGGTTGGCTGGCTGCGGCATCATTCTTGTGGCGTGATCAGCAGAGCTGCGGCTCACACTGAGACTGATGAAGATCCACACCTTTGGAGGTGGCCGTCTCACCCAGGAATGATGGGATATTGTAAGTTAGTAGACGCTTGAGTACAAGCAGTTTAGAAAAAGCCGGTGAGGCCACCAAAAGGTCCTCCTCTGCTCGTTGCGATGACTGAACACTGGGAATGGCCTCTTACTCTTGTGTGAAGGAGATAAAAGTGTCCGATTGTGTTTGCTGCAGGTAGGTCCCAGGGTAATATGACATCTCCAGATACAACAGTTGCTAGCCCTGTCACCAGCACAATGGGGTCGTAGCCAGTCCCGTCCGTCAACCGTAAAGACTTAGCTTGTGCCTGTAGCCTCTGCGTGTCCTCTTCCCTGGTTTGTATTGTGATGTTAGTGTTTAGTATTTGGGTGTGTTTTCTGCTGTTGTAAAATATTACACCAAATCTGgtttgtgacaaaaaaaaaaaaaaaaaaaaaaaggaaggatgcAGGCTTCAGCAAGGCAAATGCCAGAGACGGATGGGAGCCTTACACCTTGGGGATGACCTAGAGAAGTCCACAAACATTCTGGCTAACACCTGGCTTGATGCTGTGTTGTCTTTATCGACAGGAAATAAGACTGACACATCTGGTATAACTAGCATTGACCAGAACCAAGACAAACCAGCGACAAACCAGCCAAGCAGTGCTACATCATCTAAAAGCTTAGTCCAATCTCCGACACCGACATCTATTTCAACCTCCACCCCAGACCCCAAGGCCACTCAAAGCAGTAACAGTTCAGTTACAACTCCCAGTGACTCCACCACTGATGTGACAAGCTCTTCCACTAGCACTGTCCCCACTACTACTAGCAGTGGGCAGACAGTCCCCTCTGGAGGCAAGAGCAGTGACAAAATTACCACAGCCCTACCAACCACTTTGGGACCAGTCAACGCCTCTTCTCAACCTACTGACCTGAATACCTCGACAAAGCTTCCTTCTACCCCCACAACAAACAGCACAGCAAGCCCTCACCAGCCTGTGAACCACACTGAGGGACAGCACACCACTGTTCAGAGCAGCTCTGCTTCTGTGTCCAGCATTGACAATGCTACGCTGTCGTGGATACCTACTACACCCAGTAAGTCATTCCTTggcaatttttgtttgtttttgcttttcttccttctttcctttctttctttttgcatcctttttttccctctcttttggtttttcaagagagggtttcactgtgtagccttggctggcctggaactcactctgtacaccaaggttggcctctaactcaagagctctaactgcctctgcctcctgagtgctgggattaaaggtgtgcaccaccatgtcaggttgcttttgtttttcttaagaattgagaagggctggagaaaaggctcttttgtttaagagcactggttgcacctacagaggacccaggttcaattcccaacacatgCAGGGCAATTGACTACCATTTGTAAtcatctgacaccctctgctggcctacgtgggtactgcatacatgtggtcCATAGAGAAAAAGGCAGGTaaaaacacgtgtgtgtgtgtgtgtgtgtgtgtgtgtgtgtgtgtgtgtgagagagagagagagagagagagagagagagagagacagagagagagacagagagacagagagagacagagacagagacagactgacttgGCAGTGCATTTTCTCCTACTCTCACTCAGTTGGAAGATAACGGTTTGCTGAGTTTTAGCCATTCTATGCTGTCTTGTGCCTTCATCAGACCTAGCCTTGGATACCCCTCTGAGCAGTGATGGACGTGAGTAGTGCATAATTCAACCAAGACAGAATATTCCCAGGCATGATGATGTGGTTGTGACAGCAGGGTGTTAGAAAATTCTCAAGCAGTGCTTCTCAGACTTGTTTGGTAGCAACCCACCGTAGGAAGCACacttttaaataagtaaaaataagtcaataaagGTCAGTGTgtgaaggcacttgctgccaggcctgatgacctgagttggatccctggacaCATATAATGGAACAGGAGAGTGGCCGACTCCTACaagctttcattcattctttcaggaCTTGTGGCATGTTATGCGTACTGCtgtttcctgcctcccttcctctctttccttttcttcctccttccctccctcgcttcctctgttcttccctcctttccttttctgagactggctggcccagaaggaactcgctctgtagaccagcctggcttcaaactcacgagagatctgtctgcctcagcctcccagatgctgggattaaagctgcaCCATCACATCCAATCTTATTTCTGTCTCTACTTACTTAGTTTTAAAAGTGCCACCTTAACTGGGTGCTTAAATCTATGGCCAGCCCGGAAGCCTTAAAATCCCGAGTCGGAGTTTCTGAGCATGAGCCTAGGCCCTGGGAGACAGGGCCACACCCTGTGGCGGGGCTCAGAGTGCACAGGCTCAGAGTGGTCTGTTCAAATCGTCCACTCTTGCAGTTGTAccatgtgaccttggacaagtcaccAAGGTTCAGTTTCCCTGCTCATAAGCAGGGACTGTCTGAAAGGAGCGCATGCCTTTTAAACACCAAGCACAGCCCCTCCTACAAGGCTTGCACAATTTGTTAGCTGTGGCTCGCCTGTCCACGGGCCCCATCTGTGCCTCAGAGAGGTAACTGCAGCGTAATTTCTGTGACTCCTGCTTAGTTCTTACTTTATCCAAGTCTAACTCATTATGCACCACGGCCCAGGACAGTACTTCTTCATTcctgcctttttccttttcatagcTACTGGTGTCAGCTTGTGAGAATCATAAAGCCAGAAAAGACTCCCTTCCTTGGCGGGTACAGCTGGCTTCCTCCGCCTTTGCTTTGTCTGTTATAGAACCGATAGGTACCTCTGAAGGCACTCAGCCCAGCGCTATCCCGACGCCAGGCATCACCACACCGGTCTCCACACCACTACAGCCTACGGGGTCTCCAGGGGGAACTAAGTCGGTGCCTACAACCGAAGAATTCACACACTCCACTTCTAGTTGGACTCCAGTGGTCTCTCAAGGGCCGAGCACACCCTCACCCTCTTccacctggacctctgggagttACAAGGTAATTCTAGCAGAGCATGGGGTGAGAAAGCCCAGACTCAAGGGAAGTCTTTTCCTTTGGCCTTCTCAGAGCTCCTGGTTGGGCGGGCGCTTTAAGGAAAAGTTGTCCGTCTCCCGCTTCCTCCGTTCTTACCCAGTTTTCCAAGAGGCTGGGTAACCAGGTACTCTTGGTTTTGGAACTGACTAGCCACGCCGGAGCATGCTATCTGCACTTCCCCTGTGCCACCCACGCTCACCAAGAGGAGAATCCAAGATCAGGTGACTCTGTGCCTAAACCTTCATCTTTTGACCTCTTCCAGCTAAAATGTGATCCTGCCATAAAGCCCCACGAGGAACTCCTCATTCTGAACCTCACAAGAGACAGCTTTTGTGTGAGTACACATGCCTGAGTTCACCATACATCCCACCCAGTACGTGAGCTCCTGAAAGGGAGAATAGTCTTTTCCCATCCAAGTTCAGACTTCTCTAAGTCAGGCAGTACACACGGGCCTGCTTCAGGCCCAGAGAATGTGCAGAGCATGCGCAGAGCATGCGCAGAGCATGCGCAGAGCACGCGCCACCACTTTTACTGCTCTAGTTGCACGcgttctctcagtctctctctctctctctctctctctctctctctctctctctccctctcctcctctctctccccccctccccccccccctccttccccctccccccccccccccccctcctctctcccctctcctctcccttctccacccccatccccacccctctctaGTTCCAGCTAGTTAGGacattgaggcaggaggactgaagtCAAAGTGGTGCCTTGGCCACCAAGTGTATTTGAGGCTAGCCCTGGCAACTTAATGAGACTTTTCTTATTAAAAGTAACAGGAGTGCTAGAGGAAGCACTCTCCAAGGCCTCAGAAGAGTTACATTCTGAGCAATCGCCCTCTGTCCTGATAGTGCAGCCATAGTTCCTGGTCCCCTGCATAGATCCATATAAGAGGGTATAGAAATGTGTACAGCTCCCTTCTCACCACCAGTGTTCTGGGACCAAGGGTTTGGTGGACCTGCACAGCACATAGCCATTGACCTCCTTGGTACAGGAGGCGGCTGATTCGTTGCTGCCCTCTACTGGCCATTGCCATTTTTGCAGCCACTTCTAGGATCAAGAATAGAAGAGGGCTTGCTTGGGTTCTCTCTAGGTTGGAGACCTTGGGCTCTGCTATTTTCTTCCAGGGTTTTATTTTGCTGTAACTTACCGAGTGAACTACAGAGGCATGAACTTGGCCATCAGGGGTTTAGAGGGAGGAATGTTGTTCTGGGATTGAGCTTTGGCGAGAAGGCAGGAATAGCATTGAAATTGCCCCCAAGATGATGTCTAGGTTGAAGTCCACCGGATATGTATTGTTAGTGGGACGCATTCTTCCCTGTTCTAGAAAAAGATGATGGAAAGTGCTGGATCCACTCCTGGTGGTGGAGTAAAGCGCTTCTAGGTCGAAGGAACCGGCACATGGGAAGTGTAGCGGGGTAGCATGTGGGAGACTTAAAGGTCAAGAGCTCATGCTTTCAATCTTAGCATTTAATTCAGAATCAGAGAGGGAAAACATCAGCGAGCGATGCCTGAATTGGCAGTGCCAAATAAAAGCCCATAGCTTACACCTCAGCATCAGCCCGAAAgccctgtttctgtcttctttggGCTTAGGTCCATGTATGTAACACTGTGGAtatccccagaacctgtgtgcttctctttccctctcagccTGAGGTGGCGACAAGAGGCTGGAGACGGGCAGGTTTCGATCCCTGCATTGCCTCTCTCCCTGGCAGTGGAGGAGTGCCACAGCTCCTGTACCCTGTTTTATCCCACTCCTAGCTGAGGCATAATACAGTCACTGGTTCCAGAGCCTCTGGGACCTTgcagggaggacagaggaagcCTCGGGGGTGATAAGCAGACAAGATGTCCAGGCTGAGGGGATGGGAAAAGAATTTGGAATGAGATTGAGAGGATAAGGACTAACctgagagaaaaatacaaaacttaaTTCCCGGCGATCACTGGTGCTACTTCCTGGAGTAGCAGCAGTGAAGTATGGAGAAGGGACTCTTGCAGGCTGAGTGGGCAGGGGGCAGCCTCAGAAGCCCGAGCAGTCATGGCACAGCCTGGGAATCACCTGTGTTCTCTATACACTAGAAGGGGAGCCCTCCGAATGAAAGATTCTTGGAACTGCTGTGTCACTCAGCCAAAGCGTCCTTCAAGCCAGCTGAGGACTCGTGTGCTGTGGAGCTGGCCCCCATTCTAGACAACCAGGCGGTGGCAGTGAAGAGAATCGTTATTGAGAGTGAGTCGAGAGTGAGGGGACCTGGGCCTGTGCGGGCGGGGGTGCCCCAGAAGAATGGTTGGGGAGTGGAGGCacctaaaaataaacaagccaGCAACCATCCCAGGAGACCCGAGGGACTGGGATACAGGACATTCTCTTCTTGGGGTACCCGCTCTGCCCCTGCCATTTCACTCTGGGCTGGACTCTGGAGGCattggtctctgtctctcccacagcGAAGCTTTCTCCTAAGGCTGTGTTTGAACTGCTGAAGGACAAATGGGACGACCTGAGAGAGGTAAGAAGCTTTGCCCTGTACTGTCCTAAGCCCAGCGTCCTCTGGTATAGGAGGTCCTTTGATGGTATAAGTATACAGGAGAGGCACATCCCAGTGGACAGGGTGGGCAGTAGGATGGGGCAGCAGACACAGAAGAAGGGCTCCCATTTGACTAGAGTGGGGACAGGAGGTCCGGACTCTGTTTTCTGCCACTTAAGTTCTGTGTCTCGGCAGGCTGGAGTCAGTGACATGCGGCTGGGGAAGGAAGGACCTCCAGAAGTCAACGAGGACCGCTTCAGCCTTCCtctcatcatcaccatcgtcTGCATGGCGTCCTTCCTGCTCCTCGTTGCTGCCCTCTACGGCTGCTGTCACCAGCGGATCTCCCAGAGGAAGGACCAAGTGGGTATTTTCTTACTCTAGGTAGCCCCGTTACCCAGTGCACCTTTCACTGGGTCCCTCCACATGAGTGGGCCTGGACCCTTTGAACAAGGTCCCCACTATCAAGCCAGCTTGTCTCTAACAGTGGAGACTCGATGTGGAAGCAAGAGCAGAGACACGGGCCTTAAGCCCTGGTTCTGTCCGTGTCTGAAAGTCAGTGCTAAGTCTGCAGCCTTGTCATCAGCATAGTGGGAATGGTACATTGCAGAGCTGTTCTGGAGATTTAGGGTTATGATCCCTCATTATATCATCTATCCTATCACCTTAGGCAAGCGCTCCTCTACCCGATCTACTAGAACTACATCTTCtctggtgtggtggcatacatctgtaaccacttgggaagctgaggcagggggatcacaagtttgaagtcagcctgggctacacagcatgACCCTGTCTCATCTTTCCGGTGCCGTTCTGCTGTGGGTATGCGCCCTAGCTGCAGACTACTGAGAGCGTCAGGACAGTTCCCACACCTACTGACCTCAAACACTGAATGAGGCATGAGTGATGGCAATGCGTTTCCACAGCCAAATCTCAGTGCACAAACTACTGCCTGGAGGTCCATAAGGACCACCCCGTTGTTCACCTTGACCATTTGGAAAGTCCTGTCCAGATGGTCTGAAGGAGCTTCTTCTCCGCCCCCGCCCCCTGTTATTTACTATATGGAATGAGGTAGAAAAGCAGAGGTCTTAGGGGGAGggatagagaagagaaaaaagaacttaaggacaaaaaaaatgtcttcagaaaTCTTTCTCCATGACGTCACAGACTGCCACTGGGATGAAGATAGAGAGCAGATGGTAATTTTAGGATATGGGGGAGCACTCATGAGACGGTCAAGGCCAGGGTGGCCTCTGCCCCCACAAGTGAACCACCCGAATTTAATCTAGCCCACTTGAGGTCCCTGGGGTGAATGGGGAaatgtttcctatgaaagctcaCAGCACTCCAGAATCACCTTCTTTCCTGTGTTATGGTCCCCACTTTAGCAACGACTCACAGAGGAGCTGCAGACAGTAGAGAATGGTTACCATGACAACCCAACCTTGGAAGTGATGGAGACGCCTTCTGAGATGCAGGAGAAGAAGGTGGTCAACCTCAACGGGGAGCTGGGAGACAGTTGGATCGTCCCTCTGGACAACTTGACCAAGGAGGACCTAGATGAGGAAGAAGATACACACCTCTGATCAGTCTGCCAGCCACTCCGACCGCACCGCAGCGCTCTCGACCACCCAAAGTGCCATTCggacgggggcgggggggggaggggacttCCCACCTGAAGACAGAAAGattggggagggagaatggaCGCCGAGGgttgtctccctcctccccatccccacaagGCCTTAATTTTCCCTTTCGAGTTCAACGAAGTCACATTCTGTCCAGTTTCCTCATGTAAAAAAAACCTACTTGTGCCTGAGCCCAGAGCCGCTGGAAGGCAGGAAGGTGGAGAACGCCATGCGAGAGGCTCTGGCGCTCCTCCAGGAATGGCACCCACCCATCTCATAAGTAAGATGACCAAGGCCTTAAGAGGTCAGGTAACCCACACAGGGCCACACGGCCATTTGGTGACAAGGGTGGTTTCCCTCGGTCTGGTGCTTCGTTGCATCAAGACTACTGTGTTCATCTGTGTCCATCCCCCAAGGCACAAGACACTCGAGCCGGCAGGCTAGAAAGAAAACCAATCCTCTATGGTCTCAAGGACAGGCCCCAAATTTCCATCTCCTCTAACACAGCCTCTGCCAGCTTGTTGAATCCCGCTTCCTGTGAGTCAGTCTTTAGTCCCACTGTCTCCCAGGGCAGGGCTTTGAACCTCTTGGGAAGATTTCCTTGCCTTTGCTTAGCGGGATTGGGACCTAACTCACAGGCCTCACTATCTAATGGAGTCTGCCTaaggggtgggtgggcaggcagaggaaaaggaagctcaGGCTGGGATGGCTTCCTCATGGCAGCTGCTTCTGTACTGACACTGGCCTATCATCCAAGGCACTCCCTAGAAGACACTCCCCCCAATGTCCTCTGGCCTTCTGCTCCCTCTAGGAACAAATCTGCAGTAGCTACTGAAAGCAAGATGTTCCTCTTTTCCTTGTTCACTGCTCAGCTGAGGGGGTGACTCCTCAAATCCGAGTGTCACAGAGCAGCTGTCTAGGGACAAACATGTCCTGGGGTTCTGACCGGTCCTTAATTGGTTCCTGATTGGCAAATGTGTCTCAGTAGACAATCGATCGAACCTACCTGGCATTATTCCACAGGAAGCTCAGGGGCTTTTCAAGTTACCGAGAACTTGGGTGgttgtgttatggtgtgtgttgtgtgtgtgtgcgtgtgttgtgtgcatgtgtgtgtgtttaattcagCTCCTAACTGCCAAAGGCCAAAGCTCAGATCCTGGAGACTGTTATCTCATTTCATTGGTTTGCACCCTCCTTTGCCATGGAAAGAGGCCCAGAACATGCAGTTTTAAGATTCTTTTACCCATTCTCCTAGCACGGAGCCAGGTTTTTGTTTCCGGTGTTCTTTGTAGCACCCCAGCTGTACCATTTCTGGTGGCCTCTCAGGGAAACAAAACCATGCCTAGGACCCAGCACAGGAGTTTCACAGGCCCAGCAGAGTCAAGCAGCCATGTACAAGGCTGTCGAGGGCCCGGCATAGCAATGTTTCATCTGGTTTTctgagaaaggggtgggggaccCTGTGTGGGGCTTTGAGTTAGGCCTATGGTCTGGATTGTTCTTGGGCATAAATCCCCATGACTGACTGTCTGGTTTGAAGCAGCGTATTTAGGGGAGCTAGGGGACAGACAGGTGTTGTCTGCCTAATCCCATTGTTAGAGCTGTCACTCTGAGATAGGCTAAGGAGAAAGGCTGCCAGAAGTCAAGGAAGGCTCTCCGTGAGTTTCACAGGAGTTGAAAAAGAACGCTAACAAGAACTCACAACCCCTTGGCCTGCATCTCTCAGATTtgcaggggagggtggggagcagtGCCAATTTGGGGGGAAATTAGGTTCTGTCCTGAGAGGCAGCCAGCACTCCTTCTCCTTTGCTACAGTCAATGGGTAAGGCCATGACAGACAGCACATGCGCTCTCTGCAAACGGGTCAGATTATAACCCTACAGCCTGTCAGATATGGCTTAACATTAGACAACAGATACTGTGTCTGAGCTGTTGGAATAGCTCTGCCCAGGGTAAGCCCATGGAAActctgcccaggctggcccagtgTCCCTTCCTGTGCACTCAAATTGTGTAGCGTTTCCGTACAGCTTGAGAATGTGGCCTTcaccactcttaaccactgggacaTCTGTTCCACAAGACATGCTGCT
Proteins encoded in this window:
- the Podxl gene encoding podocalyxin; this translates as MRPTLALSALLLLQLLLLSTPSLSQDNGNKTDTSGITSIDQNQDKPATNQPSSATSSKSLVQSPTPTSISTSTPDPKATQSSNSSVTTPSDSTTDVTSSSTSTVPTTTSSGQTVPSGGKSSDKITTALPTTLGPVNASSQPTDLNTSTKLPSTPTTNSTASPHQPVNHTEGQHTTVQSSSASVSSIDNATLSWIPTTPKPIGTSEGTQPSAIPTPGITTPVSTPLQPTGSPGGTKSVPTTEEFTHSTSSWTPVVSQGPSTPSPSSTWTSGSYKLKCDPAIKPHEELLILNLTRDSFCKGSPPNERFLELLCHSAKASFKPAEDSCAVELAPILDNQAVAVKRIVIETKLSPKAVFELLKDKWDDLREVRSFALYCPKPSVLWYRRSFDGISIQERHIPVDRVGSRMGQQTQKKGSHLTRVGTGGPDSVFCHLSSVSRQAGVSDMRLGKEGPPEVNEDRFSLPLIITIVCMASFLLLVAALYGCCHQRISQRKDQQRLTEELQTVENGYHDNPTLEVMETPSEMQEKKVVNLNGELGDSWIVPLDNLTKEDLDEEEDTHL